CGTTCAGCCACCCCGAGTTCGACCACGAGACGCGCATCGTGCAGGCCGCCGTCGGCGACGTCGTGTTCGCCTCGGTCTACGTGCCGAACGGCGGCAAGGACTACGCCGCCAAGATCCGCTTCCTCACCGCGCTCGAGCACTACGTGACGAGCGTGCACGCGAGCGGTCGGCGCCTGGTCCTGTGCGGCGACATGAACGTCGCGCGTACCGAGCGCGACGTGCATCCGAAGGAGCGGAAAACCGGCATCATCGGCCAGAAGCCCGAGGAACGGGCGCTCATCGAGAACATGTGCGGCCGCGGCGTGGTCGACGTCGGCCGGGCGATGGATCCCGAGAACGACGAGCTCTTCACCTGGTGGGCGCCGTGGCGGAACATGAAGGCCCGCAACATCGGCTGGCGCCTCGACTACGTGCTCGCGTCGACGCCGATCGCCGAGCGGGCCGCGAGCTGCGTCGTGCAGCGCGAGTTCGGCACGAGCGACCACGGACCCGTGATCGCGACGTTCGCCGAGGGCTGAGCATCGGGGAGGCCTGGCGGCGCGCATGGCGGGCCGTGGGCATTTGACGTGGCGCCGTTCGCCAAGGATCCGAGCGCCCTCGTCGACTACGCCGGTGTGGACGCGGAACGCGTGCGCAGATGGGATCAGATCTGCACGGCCCTTCCTCTGCCGTCGTGAGGCGCGCGTGCACGGGCACTCGGCCTCGTGGCGCGGCGGCAGTCGGAAGCGCTCGCGAGCGCCTTGCATCGCGGCGGCGATGGGCGTAAGGACGCGCCGCGACTCGGGAAGGAGAAACCATGGCCGGAAGCGCGCCGTCCGCCAACGAGGGCACCGATCGTCCGGGACTCCGCTTCCTCGTCATCGGAGCGGGGATGTCGGGAATCCTGAGCGTCATCAAGCTGCGCGAGGCCGGCTACCACGACTTCGCGATCTACGAGAAGGCCGACCGCCTCGGCGGAACCTGGCGCGAGAACACCTACGCGGGCGTCGGCTGCGACGTGCCCTCGCACCTCTACAGCTACTCGTTCGCGCTCAACCCCGACTGGAGCCACCGCTTCTCGTCGGGGGCCGAGATCCAGGCGTACTTCGAGGACGTCGCGCGCCGCTACGGCGTGGACCGGATCATCCGCTACGGCCTGGAGGTGCGCCGCTGCGTCTTCGAGAACGGCCGCTGGCGCGTCGAGCTCTCCGACGGGTCCAGCGACGTCGGCGACGTCGTGATCGCGGCGACCGGCGTCCTCCACCACCCCGCGTACCCGGACATCCCCGGCCTCGATTCCTTCGCCGGCGTTGCCTTCCATACCGCGCGCTGGAACCACGACGTTCCGCTCGCGGGCCGGCGCGTCGGCGTGATCGGGACCGGCTCGACCGCGACGCAGATCGTCCCCGCCGTCATCGGCGACGTCGCCTCGCTCTCGCTCTTCCAGCGGACCGCACAGTGGGTCGTGCCCCAGGAGAACCCGGCGTATACCGAGGCGGAGAAGGCCGGATTCCAGCGGCACCCGGAGACGATGAAGCAGATCCGGGACGAGATCTCGCTCCTGTTCGCCGACATGTTCTCGAACGCGGTGGTCGACGCGAACTCGCCGCAGCTCCAGCTGATCCACGAGGCTTGCGTCGCCAATCTCGAGAGCCAGGTGAAGGACCCGGCGCTGCGGGAGAAGCTCCGCCCGGATTACCGGGCCGGGTGCAAGCGACTCGTGATGTCCGCGGACTTCTACCAGGCCATCCAGCGCCCGAACGCCGAGCTCGTCACCGAGGGGATCGAGCGGATCGAGCCGGCGGGGGTGCGGACGCGCGACGGACGCCTGCACGAGCTCGACGTCCTGATCCTCGCCACCGGCTTCCGCGTCGACCGCTTCATGCGGCCGATGGAGGTGGTCGGGCGTGGCGGCATCGCGCTCGACGACGCCTGGCGCAAGGGCCCGATCGCCTACATGGCCGTCTCGATCCCGGACTTCCCCAATCTCTTCATGCTGAACGGTCCGAACGGACCGGTCGGCAACTTCTCGCTGATCGAGGTGGCGGAGCTCCAGCTCGGCTACGTGCTCCAGCTCGTCGAGCGTCTGCGCGCGGGGGAGTGCCGCGAGGTCTCGGCCTCGCGGGCGGCGACGGCGCGCTTCGACGCCGAGCGGCGCGAAGCGACGCGCAAGACGATCTGGGCGAGCGGCTGCCGCAGCTGGTACCTCGACGGCGAAGGCGTGCCGGCGGTCTGGCCCTGGAGCTTCGACCGCCTGCGCGAGGAGATGACGGCGCCCCGCATTGCCGACTTCGAGCTCCGCTGAGCCGGCCGATCGCCTGCGCGGATCTGCCGGGAAGCGGCGCCGGCGTCGGATCGCTGCTCGGGGGCTCCGGTGCGACGCGACCCGGCCGCGCGGGTAGCCAAGCAACCAGCGAGGACCCATGATCCCCCACGACATCGAGATCGACCTCACCGACCACGACCGCGCCGTTTGGGAAACCGCGCACCGCTTCGCCGAGCAGGTGCTGCGGCCGGCCGGGCGCGAGCTCGACCGCCTCGCCGACCCGGCCGACGTGATCGCCCGCCAGTCCGTGCTGTGGTCGGTGATCGACCAGTATCGCGGGCTCGGCTTCACGCGCCTCTACCAAGACGTCGAGATGAACCCTACGGCCCGGGCGCGCCTGATCGCCATCGTCAATGAAGAGCTCGCCTGGGGCGATGTCGGCCTCGCGATCACCACCGGGCTGTGCTCGCTGCACGTGCCGTGGTGCCAGCAGACCGGCGATGCCGACCTGATCGCGCGCTTTTGCAATCCGGATGCAATGACCATCGGTTGCTGGGCGCTCACCGAGCCCGATCACGGCAGCGACACGGTCGCGGTGAGCGAGCCGCACTTTCGTGATCCGGCGCTGCGGCCGAACTGCGTCGCGCGCAAAGATGGCGACTCGTACGTGATCAGCGGCCAGAAGGCGGCGTGGGTGTCGAACGGCTCGATCGCCGATCTCGCCGTGCTGTTCTGCACGGTGGATCCCGAGCAAGGCTTCGCCGGCGGCGGCGCCTTCTGCGTGCCGCTCGATCTCCCCGGCGTCGAGCGCGGGCGGCCGCTCGACAAGCTCGGCCAGCGCAGCCTGAATCAGGGGGAGCTGTTCTTCAACGACGTCCGCGTCCCGGCGTCCTACATGGCGGTGGGGCCGGACCTCTACGCGCTCGCGCTGGAGTCGATGCTCGCCTACGCCAACGCCGGCATGGCGCAGCTCTTCGTCGGACTCGCCCGCGCGGCGCTCGATCACGCGGTGGCGTACGCCAAGGAGCGCGTTCAAGGCGGCCGCCCGATCTTCGAGCACCAGGCCGTGAAGAGCCGGTTGTTCAAGATGTTCATGCGCGTCGAGGCCTCGCGGGCGCTCGCGCGCCGGGTCGCCGTCTACAACGGCACGAACATGCCGCAAGTGCAGAACTCGATGGCGGCGAAAGTCTTCTGCACCAATACCGCGTTCGAGGTCGCGAGCGAGGCGGTGCAGATCTTCGGCGGCAACGGCCTCAGCCGCGAGTATCCGGTCGAGAAGCTGCTGCGCGACGCGCGCGCGTCCATGATCGAAGACGGCTGCAACGAGGTCCTCGGACTCGTCGCCGCCAACAAGCTGTGAGTCGCCAGGAAGGGTGGAGTCGAATGGAAGTTCGTGAAGCGATAGGCCGCCGACGCTCGATCCGGTTCTTGTTGCCGCACAAGCCGGTGGAGCTCGGCAAGATCCAGCGCATGCTCGAGGCTGCGCGCATCGCCTCCCACTGGGGCAACGTGAGCACGCTGCGCGCGATCGTCATTCAGCGCGACGAGGCCGACGAGGAAGTGCTCGCCGCGCTGCCCTCGCCGGTAGCGGGGTATCAGATCGGGCTCGCGCCGGTGATCATCGTCTGGTACCTGGAAGCCGCCGCGTGTGACCAGGTCGGCGCGCGTCTGCTCGAGCTCGTGGATGCCGGCGCGATCGGCTACGGCCCCAAGCGCCGCGAAGAAGTCGAAGGCAAGCTGGTGCCGCTCATGCAGAGCGCGACCGAGGTGCTCAAGCAGCCCGGCATGAGCGAGGTCGACTGCGGGCAAGGCATCGCGCAAGCGACGCTGATGGCCGTCGAGATGGGGCTGGGAACCTGCTGCCTCGGCACCGGCGACCCCGACCGTGTGCGGCGAAAGCTCGGCCTTCCCGAGTCGTGCCGCGTGCTCATCATTCAAACCGTCGGCTACCCGGCGGAAAGTCCCGAGGCCGGCGGCCAGCGGCCGCGCCTGCCCTTCGAGTCGCTCTTCCAGTTGAACGGCTACGGCAAGCCCTTTCCCCGGGATGAAGAAGTGGTCGCCGAGCTCAAGAAGGATCGGCTGCTGCAGCGCGAGGCGCCACTGCCCTGGCGCGCCGCCGAGCTTCAGTACTTGCAGCGGGCGCTGAATCTCAAAGGACAGGGGCTGCTCGAATGAAGCTCAACGCCATCGTCGCCGGGGTCGGCATGACACGCTTCACCAAGCACCCCGACAAAGGTCTGAAGGAGCTCGGGCGCGAAGCGATCGAGAAGGCCGTCGCCGATGCCGGTCTGGCGCTCGCCGATCTGCAGGCGGCCTACGTCGGCAACTGCGCCGCCGGGCTCGTCACCGGCCAGGAATCCGTGCGCGGCCAGGTGATCCTGCACCCGATGGGCGTCGGCAGGATTCCGATCATCAACGTGGAGAATGCGTGCGCGAGCGGCTCGACCGCGGTGCTCCAGGCCTGCGTGATGGTGTCGACCGGCATCTACGACGCCGTGCTCGCCCTCGGCGTCGAGAAGCTCACGCATCCCGACAAGATGAGGAGCTTTGCCGCGTTTGCCGGCGCCATGGACATCGACGAGCTGCATGAGATGCTCGCGGACCTCGCTGCGCAGAGCTCGGCCGACGGCGGCGGGGCGGGGCAGAGCCGCTCGATGTTCATGGACGTCTACGCGATGGCGGCGCGCGCTCACATGGCGCGGTACGGGACCACGAAGGAACACTTCGCCATGGTCGCGGCGAAGAACTCGCTGCACGGCAGCATGAACCCGCGGGCGCAGTTTCGCGAGGTGAT
The window above is part of the Deltaproteobacteria bacterium genome. Proteins encoded here:
- a CDS encoding acyl-CoA/acyl-ACP dehydrogenase encodes the protein MIPHDIEIDLTDHDRAVWETAHRFAEQVLRPAGRELDRLADPADVIARQSVLWSVIDQYRGLGFTRLYQDVEMNPTARARLIAIVNEELAWGDVGLAITTGLCSLHVPWCQQTGDADLIARFCNPDAMTIGCWALTEPDHGSDTVAVSEPHFRDPALRPNCVARKDGDSYVISGQKAAWVSNGSIADLAVLFCTVDPEQGFAGGGAFCVPLDLPGVERGRPLDKLGQRSLNQGELFFNDVRVPASYMAVGPDLYALALESMLAYANAGMAQLFVGLARAALDHAVAYAKERVQGGRPIFEHQAVKSRLFKMFMRVEASRALARRVAVYNGTNMPQVQNSMAAKVFCTNTAFEVASEAVQIFGGNGLSREYPVEKLLRDARASMIEDGCNEVLGLVAANKL
- a CDS encoding NAD(P)/FAD-dependent oxidoreductase; this encodes MAGSAPSANEGTDRPGLRFLVIGAGMSGILSVIKLREAGYHDFAIYEKADRLGGTWRENTYAGVGCDVPSHLYSYSFALNPDWSHRFSSGAEIQAYFEDVARRYGVDRIIRYGLEVRRCVFENGRWRVELSDGSSDVGDVVIAATGVLHHPAYPDIPGLDSFAGVAFHTARWNHDVPLAGRRVGVIGTGSTATQIVPAVIGDVASLSLFQRTAQWVVPQENPAYTEAEKAGFQRHPETMKQIRDEISLLFADMFSNAVVDANSPQLQLIHEACVANLESQVKDPALREKLRPDYRAGCKRLVMSADFYQAIQRPNAELVTEGIERIEPAGVRTRDGRLHELDVLILATGFRVDRFMRPMEVVGRGGIALDDAWRKGPIAYMAVSIPDFPNLFMLNGPNGPVGNFSLIEVAELQLGYVLQLVERLRAGECREVSASRAATARFDAERREATRKTIWASGCRSWYLDGEGVPAVWPWSFDRLREEMTAPRIADFELR
- a CDS encoding thiolase family protein, with protein sequence MKLNAIVAGVGMTRFTKHPDKGLKELGREAIEKAVADAGLALADLQAAYVGNCAAGLVTGQESVRGQVILHPMGVGRIPIINVENACASGSTAVLQACVMVSTGIYDAVLALGVEKLTHPDKMRSFAAFAGAMDIDELHEMLADLAAQSSADGGGAGQSRSMFMDVYAMAARAHMARYGTTKEHFAMVAAKNSLHGSMNPRAQFREVMTVEQVLADRPIVEPLTRSMCSPIGDGAAAAVVVSERRARELGIGKPVRVVTSVMHSGWSRRDDEPDTVELCAREAYEEAGIGPEDVSVIELHDASAPAEIMNYEALGLCAKGEGGALVASGATRLGGRIPVNTSGGLLRKGHPVGATGVAQIVELTEQLQGRAGERQVEGARIGMAQNGGGKKGNDAAAMLVTILEA
- a CDS encoding nitroreductase family protein: MEVREAIGRRRSIRFLLPHKPVELGKIQRMLEAARIASHWGNVSTLRAIVIQRDEADEEVLAALPSPVAGYQIGLAPVIIVWYLEAAACDQVGARLLELVDAGAIGYGPKRREEVEGKLVPLMQSATEVLKQPGMSEVDCGQGIAQATLMAVEMGLGTCCLGTGDPDRVRRKLGLPESCRVLIIQTVGYPAESPEAGGQRPRLPFESLFQLNGYGKPFPRDEEVVAELKKDRLLQREAPLPWRAAELQYLQRALNLKGQGLLE
- a CDS encoding endonuclease/exonuclease/phosphatase family protein → FSHPEFDHETRIVQAAVGDVVFASVYVPNGGKDYAAKIRFLTALEHYVTSVHASGRRLVLCGDMNVARTERDVHPKERKTGIIGQKPEERALIENMCGRGVVDVGRAMDPENDELFTWWAPWRNMKARNIGWRLDYVLASTPIAERAASCVVQREFGTSDHGPVIATFAEG